The following proteins are co-located in the Schistocerca nitens isolate TAMUIC-IGC-003100 chromosome 2, iqSchNite1.1, whole genome shotgun sequence genome:
- the LOC126235021 gene encoding agrin-like, giving the protein MYTGVIPLPNLVGAVQRLVVNGQILENLGEGVAAASRWEGPPCTAHTCLHGGACQPRLNSFLCRCPARFRGPRCQYVDTEEATDSTPVKFTGNTYVKLSLAADTSINGSMKHVINETLMYSDNQGGNERLLDITGNDIYEHSDYDEEDKDDDESDIGGNHLIEGDTSFSPEKQADFENLAYHTSPVGEINGRFFHYEVTFHTLEASGLLLWNDRKTRHRSNYVALAISDGYLELRYRLGKTKYSASLQSKVYVSDGRIHTVVAEIHWKYSFLQVDDDHPKQKFTKGNNIRRSLVQDIWIGGMGSLPSGLPTAYYSGFLGCMHRLVAQKELIDLQSGEASNITLSHCNENEV; this is encoded by the exons ATGTACACCGGCGTGATCCCGCTGCCCAACCTGGTGGGTGCGGTGCAGCGGCTTGTGGTGAACGGGCAGATCCTGGAGAACCTGGGCGAGGGCGTGGCCGCCGCGTCCAGGTGGGAGGGGCCACCCTGCACGGCGCACACGTGTCTGCACGGCGGCGCCTGCCAGCCCCGGCTCAACTCCTTCCTCTGCCGCTGCCCGGCGCGTTTCCGGGGACCGCGCTGCCAGTACGTCG ATACTGAAGAAGCTACTGACTCGACGCCAGTGAAGTTCACTGGCAACACTTACGTGAAATTGTCACTCGCTGCAGATACAAG TATTAATGGCTCTATGAAGCACGTAATAAATGAGACATTAATGTATAGTGATAATCAAGGAGGAAATGAAAGACTCCTTGATATAACTGGAAATGACATTTACGAACATAGCGATTACGATGAAGAAGACAAGGATGACGATGAGAGTGACATAGGCGGCAATCACTTAATAGAAGGAGACACCTCATTTTCTCCTGAGAAACAGGCTGACTTTGAAAATCTGGCATATCATACTTCACCAGTTGG AGAAATAAATGGGAGATTTTTTCACTATGAGGTCACATTTCACACACTGGAAGCTAGCGGCCTTCTGTTATGGAATGACAGAAAGACTAGGCACAGAAGTAATTATGTGGCTCTTGCAATTTCTGATGGGTATTTGGAACTTAGGTACAGACTTGGTAAAACCAAATACTCAGCTTCACTTCAGTCGAAG GTTTATGTAAGTGATGGCAGAATACATACGGTAGTGGCAGAGATTCACTGGAAATACAGTTTTCTCCAAGTGGATGATGACCATCCGAAACAAAAATTCACTAAAGGCAATAATATCAGACGATCCTTGGTACAGGATATATGGATAG GCGGAATGGGAAGCTTACCATCAGGACTACCAACGGCATACTACTCAGGATTCTTAGGCTGCATGCACAGGCTCGTTGCACAAAAAGAACTAATAGATCTACAAAGTGGAGAGGCAAGCAATATTACACTTTCACACTGTAATGAGAATGAAGTGTAA